Proteins found in one [Synechococcus] sp. NIES-970 genomic segment:
- a CDS encoding transcriptional regulatory protein GntR family protein, with protein MATEQLNCNALLIQEQKMESKFMTTSPNKTLYHTVADRIHGLISEGTLQPGDRLPSVRKLHRQWSVSISTVLEAYRLLEDRGLIEARPQSGYFVKTILNFLPDEPSLSTPKSADNPVDTSLAFRVNSSMLNPRIIGLGAAIAGSNLLPIATLNRLMGQVLRAKPEVAHRYSSPQGCEELRHEVARRLIDTGCSITPDQIVITNGATEALYLSLKAVTKPGDTVAIESPTYHLLLETLAALHLQILELPTHPQHGVSLIHLEDALKNHQISACVLIANFSNPLGSCMSDSKKKQLISLINRYNIPLIEDDIYGDLNFTGNRPKAIKSFDTQGLVLYCSSISKTLSPGLRIGWAVPGRYQTKVEQLKMTTNYMTAVAPQLTIAAFLANGGYDRHLRKLRRTYQSQMLNMTQAICHYFPKMTKVSRPKGGYVLWIEMPEIVDTLQLYEDALRHNIAIAPGSMFSSSGSYRKCFRLNFGLPFTEEIQQAMIILGQLLHEQTK; from the coding sequence ATGGCTACTGAGCAGCTTAACTGTAATGCCCTGCTCATCCAGGAACAAAAAATGGAGTCTAAGTTTATGACAACTTCGCCTAATAAGACTCTCTACCACACGGTAGCGGATCGGATTCACGGACTCATTAGCGAAGGCACTCTCCAGCCAGGCGATCGCCTACCATCGGTGCGAAAATTACATCGACAGTGGTCAGTCAGTATTTCGACAGTCTTAGAAGCTTATCGTCTACTTGAAGATCGAGGATTAATTGAAGCTCGTCCCCAGTCAGGCTATTTTGTCAAAACCATATTAAATTTCCTGCCTGACGAGCCTAGTCTCAGCACACCGAAATCTGCTGATAATCCTGTTGATACGTCTTTAGCCTTTCGTGTAAATAGTTCAATGTTGAACCCTAGAATCATTGGTTTAGGAGCGGCGATCGCAGGCAGTAATCTTTTACCTATAGCTACCCTCAATCGTTTGATGGGCCAAGTGTTACGGGCTAAGCCTGAAGTTGCCCATCGCTATAGTTCACCACAGGGCTGTGAAGAATTACGTCATGAAGTGGCACGTCGTCTGATAGACACTGGTTGCTCTATTACGCCAGATCAGATCGTCATTACCAATGGAGCAACAGAAGCACTCTATCTTTCCTTAAAGGCTGTTACAAAGCCTGGTGATACCGTTGCCATTGAATCTCCTACTTATCATCTCCTATTAGAAACCCTAGCGGCTCTTCATCTCCAGATTCTGGAGTTGCCTACCCATCCTCAACATGGTGTTTCACTAATACACCTCGAAGATGCTTTGAAAAATCACCAAATTTCAGCCTGTGTCCTCATTGCAAATTTTAGCAACCCCCTAGGTAGTTGCATGAGTGATTCTAAAAAAAAACAGTTAATTAGTTTAATCAATCGCTATAATATTCCACTCATTGAAGATGACATTTATGGCGATCTTAACTTTACTGGAAATCGCCCAAAAGCAATTAAATCTTTTGATACTCAGGGTTTAGTCTTGTATTGTTCATCTATCAGTAAAACATTATCACCTGGATTAAGAATTGGTTGGGCTGTACCAGGACGTTATCAGACAAAAGTTGAGCAACTAAAGATGACGACCAACTATATGACAGCAGTTGCTCCACAACTGACAATTGCTGCATTTTTAGCAAACGGTGGTTATGATCGTCATTTACGAAAATTACGACGCACTTACCAGTCACAAATGTTAAATATGACTCAAGCAATTTGTCATTACTTTCCTAAAATGACCAAAGTATCTAGGCCAAAGGGAGGCTATGTTCTTTGGATCGAGATGCCAGAGATAGTTGATACTCTTCAGCTATACGAAGATGCGCTACGTCATAATATCGCCATTGCTCCAGGTAGTATGTTTTCTTCATCTGGCAGCTATCGTAAATGTTTTCGACTGAATTTTGGTTTACCTTTCACAGAGGAAATTCAGCAAGCAA